The Streptomyces sp. DG1A-41 genomic sequence CTGCGGAGTGCTTTTCCCTGAGGAGGAGCAGCCCGGAATCGACCTGATCCTGCCGGACTTCTCGTCCATCAGGGACCGCCTCGACGACATCGAGGGCATCGTCCTCACGCACGGCCACGAGGACCACATCGGCGGCGTCCCCTACCTCCTGCGCGAGAAGCCGGACATCCCGCTGATCGGCTCCAAGCTGACCCTCGCCCTCATCGAGGCCAAGCTGCAGGAGCACCGCATCCGCCCGTACACCCTCGAGGTGGCGGAAGGGCACCGCGAGCGCATCGGCCCCTTCGACTGCGAGTTCGTCGCGGTCAACCACTCCATCCCCGACGCGCTGGCCGTGGCCATCCGCACCCCCGCGGGCATGGTGGTCCACACCGGCGACTTCAAGATGGACCAGCTCCCGTTGGACAGCCGCCTCACGGACCTCCACGCGTTCGCACGCCTGAGCGAGGAGGGCATCGACCTCCTGCTCTCGGACTCGACGAACGCCGAGGTCCCGGGTTTCGTCCCGCCCGAGCGGGAGATCTCGAACGTCCTGCGCCAGGTCTTCGCAGGCGCCCGCAAGCGCATCATCGTCGCGAGCTTCGCCAGCCACGTCCATCGCATCCAGCAGATCCTGGACGCGGCGCACGAGTACGGCCGCCGCGTCGCCTTCGTCGGGCGCTCCATGGTCCGCAACATGGGCATCGCGAGGGATCTGGGCTATCTGAAGGTCCCCCCGGGCCTGGTCGTGGACGTCAAGACGCTCGACGACCTCCCGGACAGCGAGGTGGTCCTCGTCTGCACGGGCTCCCAGGGCGAACCCATGGCGGCGCTCTCGAGGATGGCCAACAGGGACCACCAGATCCGCATCGTCCAGGGCGACACGGTGATCCTGGCGTCGTCCCTGATCCCCGGCAACGAGAACGCGGTCTACCGCGTGATCAACGGCCTGACCCGCTGGGGCGCCCACGTGGTCCACAAGGGCAACGCCAAGGTCCACGTCTCCGGCCACGCGTCCGCGGGCGAGCTGCTGTACTTCTACAACATCTGCCGCCCGAAGAACCTGATGCCGGTGCACGGCGAATGGCGCCACCTGCGCGCCAACGCCGAGCTGGGCGCCCTGACCGGCGTCCCGCACGACCGCATCGTCATCGCCGAGGACGGCGTCGCCGTCGACCTCATCGAGGGCAAGGCCAAGATCTCCGGCAAGGTTCAGGCGGGTTACGTCTACGTCGACGGCCTCTCGGTCGGCGACGTGGGAGAGCCGGCCCTCAAGGACCGCAAGATCCTCGGCGACGAGGGCATCATCTCGGTCTTCGTGGTCATGGACTCGTCCACCGGGAAGATCACCGGCGGCCCGCACATCCAGGCCCGCGGCTCCGGCATCGAGGACTCCGCCTTCGGCGACGTGATCCCCAGGATCACTGAGGTACTCGAACGCTCCGCCCAGGACGGAGTGGTCGAACCCCACCAGCTCCAGCAGCTCATTCGCCGCACGCTGGGCAAGTG encodes the following:
- a CDS encoding ribonuclease J — encoded protein: MSHPHPELSPPPPLPEGGLRVTPLGGLGEIGRNMTVFEYGGRLLIVDCGVLFPEEEQPGIDLILPDFSSIRDRLDDIEGIVLTHGHEDHIGGVPYLLREKPDIPLIGSKLTLALIEAKLQEHRIRPYTLEVAEGHRERIGPFDCEFVAVNHSIPDALAVAIRTPAGMVVHTGDFKMDQLPLDSRLTDLHAFARLSEEGIDLLLSDSTNAEVPGFVPPEREISNVLRQVFAGARKRIIVASFASHVHRIQQILDAAHEYGRRVAFVGRSMVRNMGIARDLGYLKVPPGLVVDVKTLDDLPDSEVVLVCTGSQGEPMAALSRMANRDHQIRIVQGDTVILASSLIPGNENAVYRVINGLTRWGAHVVHKGNAKVHVSGHASAGELLYFYNICRPKNLMPVHGEWRHLRANAELGALTGVPHDRIVIAEDGVAVDLIEGKAKISGKVQAGYVYVDGLSVGDVGEPALKDRKILGDEGIISVFVVMDSSTGKITGGPHIQARGSGIEDSAFGDVIPRITEVLERSAQDGVVEPHQLQQLIRRTLGKWVSDTYRRRPMILPVVVEV